A window from Vicinamibacteria bacterium encodes these proteins:
- a CDS encoding EamA family transporter: protein MITPIRASFAAFLPELLATLRTAPIPSTLVVLFLGVGPSAVAYLAWAHTVSKMSVSAAVGYLYLVPILALALGWLLLDEAPRFLALAGGATTPGGVALVRQTNARRARQFRLDSSG from the coding sequence ATGATCACGCCAATCCGAGCTTCCTTCGCCGCGTTCCTCCCCGAGCTCCTGGCCACCCTCCGCACCGCCCCGATCCCGTCGACACTGGTGGTCCTCTTCCTCGGAGTCGGACCCTCGGCCGTCGCCTACCTCGCCTGGGCCCACACGGTTTCGAAGATGTCCGTCTCGGCGGCGGTCGGCTACTTGTACCTCGTTCCGATCCTCGCCCTCGCTCTGGGATGGCTACTACTCGACGAGGCTCCACGATTTCTTGCCCTCGCTGGAGGGGCGACGACCCCGGGCGGAGTGGCTCTCGTTCGGCAAACTAACGCACGACGAGCGCGGCAGTTTCGCCTCGATTCGTCCGGTTAG
- a CDS encoding response regulator transcription factor: protein MRGEAPIRILTVDDHGLLREGIAALLASEPDMAVVGDAATGREAIEQFRSLRPDITLMDLCLPDINGVEAMIAIRGEFPHARFIVLTTYSGDVQAVRALKAGASGYLLKTLVHKELANTIRAVHAGRKTLSPEVSFELAEHVADDALTPAEIQVLHLIAAGNANKQIADRLGTTEDTVKGRVRSILSKLGANDRTHAVTIALKRGIIEL, encoded by the coding sequence ATGAGGGGTGAAGCTCCCATCCGGATTTTGACGGTCGACGATCACGGGCTTCTGCGCGAAGGGATTGCGGCGCTGTTGGCGAGCGAGCCCGACATGGCCGTCGTGGGCGACGCGGCGACGGGGCGCGAAGCGATCGAGCAGTTCCGCTCGCTCCGCCCCGATATCACGCTGATGGACTTGTGTTTGCCGGATATCAACGGTGTCGAGGCCATGATCGCGATACGGGGTGAGTTCCCCCACGCACGGTTCATCGTCCTCACCACGTACTCTGGAGACGTCCAGGCCGTTCGTGCGCTCAAGGCCGGTGCGTCGGGATACTTGTTGAAGACCCTCGTTCACAAGGAGCTTGCCAACACGATCCGAGCCGTCCACGCCGGACGAAAGACACTCTCCCCCGAAGTGTCGTTCGAGCTGGCCGAGCACGTGGCCGACGACGCACTGACGCCCGCTGAGATCCAGGTTTTGCACCTGATCGCCGCCGGTAACGCAAACAAGCAAATTGCCGATCGACTCGGCACCACGGAAGACACGGTGAAGGGGCGGGTTCGGAGTATTCTTTCGAAGCTGGGCGCGAACGATCGGACCCACGCCGTCACGATTGCGTTGAAACGTGGCATCATCGAGCTGTAG
- a CDS encoding ADOP family duplicated permease, producing MSRISDLIERLRALVFPSRREREMTEEIRFHIEREVEERVGRGADPGAARREALATFGNIEAVKEAVRDASGVRLLQDLGADFRYGLRSLGRDSLYTTAVVTVLGLGLGAAATAFAVADSVLLSPLPYREPDRLVRVGQLYQQNSTVWQLSTVDAQAILEQQRSFEVFGLVAWGEATLSGVGTPEKAPIGAVTSGFFRALEADAAVGRVVTPEDEWADAEPVAVVSHALANQRLGGAEAAVGRALTIDGLSHTVIGVLPEGTEKLGGVRATAWPVLKLRPPERRGPFWLRGIGRLREGVTLDDAARDMEAISKRIFPVWASSFQDQTARIAPMPLRDTIVGDAGRAVGLFFAAVVLVLLVAIANVTTLSLARASARESERALRVTLGAGRVRLARLPLAEGLVIGLAAGLLGFGIAVLGFRILGQLTPNLPRVDEVAIDGRVVAFLVACAILSGILVSISTMLAAFRSSSAPVGQGDGRRTGSDRRTTAFRSALVTAEFALALPLLLGSSLLFVSFSRLQRVDVGFDPEGVVSLSLALPDARYPGYAEVQTFWRQLEQRVAEVPGAFASGLTSELPPGQAGNINNFNLIDRPVQPGVAEHLAPWLVVTPGFFDALQIPLLEGRWFTEADSATGPPVVLVSRWWAQRYYPGESAVGRQMIEGGCVTCDPTTVIGVVGDVKYLGLAETGDAVYSPLAQSQARTAHLVVRSRAQPAITLKAVREVVAGLDPELSMEEQTLEARLADALTGPGRSTALLSVFAFAAVALAAVGIFGLLSYTVRQRRREIGVRIALGAAPSVITRMVVGQGMSYATAGTVVGLALTILEARWLDSFLYGVSASDPLTTAAAAVALLLVAAVACWLPGFRASRIHAVEAIATE from the coding sequence GTGAGCCGCATCTCCGATCTGATCGAGCGCCTTCGGGCCCTGGTTTTTCCCTCCCGGCGCGAGCGGGAGATGACCGAGGAGATACGCTTCCACATCGAACGCGAGGTGGAGGAGCGCGTCGGCCGAGGCGCCGATCCGGGAGCAGCGCGCCGGGAGGCACTGGCCACGTTCGGAAACATCGAGGCCGTCAAGGAAGCCGTGCGCGACGCGAGCGGCGTCCGACTGCTTCAGGACCTCGGCGCCGACTTCCGATATGGGCTGCGCTCGCTCGGACGCGACTCGTTGTATACGACGGCGGTGGTCACGGTCCTGGGTCTGGGACTCGGCGCGGCCGCGACCGCTTTCGCGGTGGCGGATTCCGTGCTCCTCTCGCCGCTTCCGTACCGAGAGCCCGATCGCCTGGTTCGGGTCGGCCAGCTCTACCAGCAGAACTCGACGGTGTGGCAGCTATCGACGGTGGACGCGCAGGCGATTCTGGAACAGCAACGCAGCTTCGAGGTGTTCGGTCTGGTCGCCTGGGGGGAGGCGACGCTCTCCGGGGTGGGAACGCCGGAAAAGGCACCGATTGGCGCAGTGACGTCGGGATTCTTCCGCGCGCTCGAGGCCGACGCGGCCGTCGGGCGGGTGGTCACGCCGGAGGACGAATGGGCGGATGCCGAGCCGGTGGCCGTCGTCTCCCACGCTCTGGCGAACCAGCGCCTCGGTGGGGCCGAAGCCGCGGTAGGCCGCGCTCTCACCATCGACGGGCTGAGCCATACCGTGATCGGAGTGTTGCCGGAAGGCACCGAGAAGCTGGGCGGTGTCCGCGCGACGGCTTGGCCGGTGCTCAAACTGCGGCCACCCGAGCGACGGGGCCCGTTCTGGCTGCGTGGCATCGGCCGGCTGCGCGAAGGCGTCACGCTCGACGACGCCGCGCGCGACATGGAGGCCATCAGTAAGCGGATCTTCCCCGTCTGGGCCTCCAGCTTCCAGGATCAGACGGCTCGGATCGCTCCCATGCCACTACGCGACACGATCGTGGGCGATGCGGGAAGGGCCGTGGGACTGTTCTTCGCCGCGGTGGTGCTCGTTCTTCTCGTGGCCATTGCTAACGTGACGACCCTTTCTCTGGCACGCGCCTCCGCGAGAGAGTCGGAGCGGGCACTACGCGTGACGCTCGGCGCGGGTCGCGTACGGCTCGCGAGGCTACCGCTTGCGGAAGGACTGGTGATCGGGCTCGCGGCGGGGCTCCTCGGCTTCGGGATTGCGGTGCTCGGCTTCCGGATTCTGGGGCAGTTGACACCGAATCTGCCGCGCGTAGACGAGGTGGCGATCGATGGCCGCGTCGTCGCGTTCTTGGTCGCGTGCGCAATCCTGAGTGGAATTCTCGTGAGCATCTCGACGATGCTCGCGGCTTTCCGGAGCTCCTCGGCGCCGGTCGGACAAGGCGACGGACGTCGCACCGGCTCGGACCGTAGAACGACGGCGTTCCGTAGCGCGCTGGTCACCGCGGAGTTCGCTCTGGCGTTACCCCTCCTGCTGGGATCGAGCTTGCTGTTTGTCAGCTTCTCACGGCTGCAACGAGTCGATGTCGGCTTCGATCCGGAAGGGGTGGTGAGCCTCTCGCTCGCGCTGCCGGATGCTCGGTATCCAGGATATGCGGAAGTGCAAACGTTCTGGCGCCAGCTGGAGCAGCGCGTGGCCGAGGTTCCGGGCGCTTTCGCTTCCGGACTGACCAGCGAGTTGCCTCCGGGACAAGCCGGAAACATCAACAACTTCAATCTGATCGACCGCCCGGTGCAGCCGGGCGTTGCCGAGCACCTCGCGCCATGGCTGGTCGTCACACCGGGGTTCTTCGATGCGCTTCAGATTCCCCTTCTGGAGGGACGTTGGTTCACCGAAGCGGACTCGGCCACCGGACCGCCCGTCGTCCTGGTGAGCCGCTGGTGGGCGCAGCGGTACTACCCCGGAGAGTCGGCCGTCGGAAGGCAGATGATCGAAGGTGGCTGCGTAACGTGCGATCCCACGACGGTCATCGGCGTCGTGGGAGACGTGAAGTACCTCGGGCTCGCGGAAACGGGCGACGCCGTCTACTCTCCCCTCGCGCAGTCGCAGGCGCGAACCGCACACCTGGTGGTGCGGAGCCGCGCGCAGCCTGCCATCACGTTAAAGGCGGTCCGGGAAGTCGTTGCCGGACTCGATCCCGAGCTATCCATGGAAGAGCAGACGTTGGAGGCGCGGCTGGCCGACGCCCTGACGGGCCCAGGCCGCTCGACGGCGCTCCTCTCGGTGTTCGCGTTCGCGGCGGTGGCCCTTGCGGCGGTGGGCATCTTCGGCCTTCTCTCGTACACGGTTCGCCAGCGGCGACGGGAGATCGGGGTCCGGATCGCACTCGGTGCCGCTCCATCCGTTATCACGCGGATGGTGGTAGGGCAAGGGATGAGTTACGCCACGGCCGGCACGGTGGTGGGACTGGCATTGACGATTCTCGAGGCGCGCTGGCTCGATTCGTTCCTCTACGGCGTTTCCGCGTCTGACCCGCTCACGACCGCCGCCGCCGCCGTGGCCCTTCTCCTCGTTGCGGCCGTGGCCTGCTGGCTCCCCGGCTTCCGCGCCTCCCGCATTCACGCGGTGGAGGCGATCGCGACGGAGTGA
- a CDS encoding gamma-glutamylcyclotransferase family protein — MRRADVFFYGLFMDEDLLRSKGVRAEGGELAMVEGFTLRIGQRATLVPTPGGRVHGLVFTLSLSELNRLYSEPSVQAYRPTAVLARLASGGLIAALCYNLSQPQSARERNPEYAAKLRALAQKIGLPDEYVASLE; from the coding sequence TTGCGACGCGCAGACGTTTTCTTCTATGGACTCTTCATGGACGAGGACCTTCTTCGTTCGAAGGGCGTTCGAGCAGAAGGCGGTGAGCTCGCCATGGTCGAAGGCTTTACCCTCCGAATCGGCCAGCGGGCAACGCTCGTTCCAACGCCGGGTGGCCGCGTCCATGGTTTGGTGTTCACACTCTCGCTGTCCGAGCTGAATCGCCTCTATTCGGAACCGAGTGTGCAAGCTTACCGGCCCACCGCCGTGCTCGCGCGGCTGGCAAGCGGAGGCCTGATCGCAGCTCTTTGCTACAATCTTTCACAGCCTCAGTCGGCCCGCGAACGGAATCCGGAGTACGCCGCCAAGCTCCGCGCGCTGGCGCAAAAGATCGGGCTTCCCGACGAGTACGTTGCGTCTCTCGAATGA
- a CDS encoding VTT domain-containing protein: protein MPEEAIVPRSMESSPPRASTRAGKLVVAAILVAAVAAFFHFDLGDYLSLDALKANRDRLLAFTDANSSLAMALYIATYCLVAGLSLPGAVILTLAGVFLFGGFWGTVFVNIGATSGATLAFLAARYLLQDWVEARFGNHLGPIQEGFAKNAFSYLMTLRLIPLFPFFLVNLVSGLTRVGVGTYVAATGIGIVPGSFVYAYAGRQLGTINSLKEIASPNVFWPSPFSGSSPWCTYTEPEIAHVGMYEAEAKKKGIEVETHTYELDEVDRAILDGEGEGFARVHIQKGTDKIMGATVMVAHAGDLISEFSVLMKSGAGAKTLSSTIHPYPTQAEVNKKVATSWRRAHLELRRKGTRRRLRHLRRWRDGDEDPWDSCFDKVHRNTTSSRRVTS, encoded by the coding sequence ATGCCCGAAGAAGCGATCGTGCCCAGGTCGATGGAGTCGTCCCCCCCGCGGGCGAGTACCCGCGCGGGAAAGCTCGTCGTGGCTGCGATTCTGGTCGCGGCCGTGGCCGCGTTCTTCCATTTCGACCTCGGCGACTACCTGTCGCTCGATGCGCTCAAGGCGAACCGAGATCGACTCCTGGCATTCACCGATGCGAACTCAAGCCTCGCAATGGCTCTGTACATTGCCACTTATTGCCTGGTGGCGGGGCTCTCGCTTCCCGGTGCGGTGATCCTGACCCTCGCAGGAGTCTTTCTCTTCGGCGGATTTTGGGGGACCGTGTTCGTGAACATTGGTGCGACGAGCGGCGCCACCCTTGCCTTTCTCGCCGCCCGGTACCTACTGCAAGATTGGGTGGAAGCCCGGTTCGGAAACCACTTGGGGCCGATTCAGGAGGGATTCGCGAAGAACGCGTTCAGCTATCTGATGACCCTCCGCCTGATCCCGCTTTTTCCTTTCTTTCTCGTGAACCTGGTTTCGGGATTGACCCGGGTGGGTGTCGGGACTTACGTCGCGGCCACCGGCATCGGGATCGTTCCCGGGAGCTTCGTTTATGCCTATGCCGGCCGGCAGCTTGGAACGATCAACTCTCTGAAAGAGATCGCGTCTCCCAACGTCTTTTGGCCTTCACCCTTCTCGGGATCCTCGCCCTGGTGCACCTACACCGAGCCGGAGATCGCCCACGTGGGGATGTACGAGGCGGAAGCGAAGAAGAAAGGAATCGAGGTCGAGACCCATACCTACGAGCTCGACGAAGTCGACCGCGCCATTCTCGATGGGGAGGGGGAAGGCTTCGCCCGGGTACACATCCAGAAGGGGACGGACAAGATCATGGGCGCCACTGTGATGGTGGCTCACGCCGGGGACCTGATCAGTGAGTTCTCGGTGTTGATGAAGTCCGGTGCCGGAGCCAAGACCCTCTCCAGCACGATTCACCCCTATCCGACGCAGGCCGAGGTCAACAAGAAGGTCGCGACGTCGTGGCGGAGGGCGCATCTCGAGCTTCGGCGGAAGGGAACTCGCCGCCGCCTGCGGCACCTCCGCCGATGGCGCGACGGCGACGAGGATCCATGGGATAGCTGCTTTGACAAAGTTCATCGGAACACAACTTCGAGTCGGAGAGTAACCAGCTGA
- the sigJ gene encoding RNA polymerase sigma factor SigJ, protein MGEHTVLAERFEENRSRLRAVAYRMLGSLNEADDAVQEAWLRLSRTQAGDIQNLNAWLTTVVGRVCLDLLRLRKSRREEPMEVYLPEPIVSPLEGVDPENQALLADSVGLALFVVLESLSPAERVAFVLHDMFDVPFDDIASIVGRTPTAARKLASRARGRVQQAPVPDSDLDRHREIVDAFLAASRDGDLEAIVAVLDPEVVLRVDAARGASKVVRGASEVARQALSFSQFAPFLRRLLVNGAMGVVAAPQGKVFSLTGFTVRDGKIVAMDILADPERLRRIDFSALGD, encoded by the coding sequence ATGGGAGAACATACTGTCCTGGCGGAGCGTTTCGAGGAGAACCGTAGCCGTCTTCGGGCCGTGGCTTATCGGATGCTGGGCTCGCTGAACGAGGCGGACGACGCGGTGCAGGAGGCCTGGCTGCGGCTCAGCCGTACCCAGGCCGGCGACATCCAGAATCTGAATGCCTGGTTGACAACGGTGGTCGGCCGGGTGTGCCTGGACCTTTTGCGCTTGCGAAAGTCACGGCGCGAGGAGCCGATGGAGGTGTATCTGCCGGAGCCGATCGTGAGTCCGCTCGAAGGGGTGGATCCCGAAAACCAGGCGCTATTAGCCGACTCGGTGGGTCTGGCGCTGTTCGTGGTGCTCGAGAGTCTGTCTCCCGCGGAGCGAGTCGCGTTTGTGCTGCACGACATGTTCGACGTTCCCTTCGACGACATCGCTTCGATTGTCGGGCGCACCCCGACCGCCGCGAGGAAGCTCGCGAGCCGCGCGCGCGGCCGTGTGCAGCAAGCGCCGGTCCCCGATTCCGATCTCGACCGCCATAGGGAAATCGTCGACGCGTTCCTCGCCGCTTCGCGTGACGGTGACCTCGAGGCGATCGTAGCCGTGCTGGATCCGGAGGTGGTTCTCCGCGTCGACGCCGCGAGGGGCGCGTCGAAAGTCGTTCGTGGCGCGAGCGAGGTGGCCCGCCAGGCTCTTTCGTTCTCGCAGTTTGCACCGTTTTTACGCCGCCTGCTGGTGAACGGCGCGATGGGAGTCGTCGCCGCGCCGCAGGGAAAGGTCTTCTCGCTAACCGGTTTCACGGTAAGGGACGGGAAGATCGTCGCAATGGACATCCTCGCCGATCCCGAGCGCCTGCGCCGCATCGACTTTTCGGCCCTAGGCGATTAA
- a CDS encoding PadR family transcriptional regulator encodes MGESGDLLQGSLELLVLKALSLEPMHGWGIGQRIDQLSRDVFHVTQGSLYPALQRMLRKGWIRAEWRVTENNRRARYYRLTASGRRELEAKAARWRRTSDAVNGILALRSSEGTM; translated from the coding sequence TTGGGAGAGTCCGGTGACCTCTTGCAGGGAAGTCTCGAGCTGCTGGTGCTCAAGGCCCTGTCCCTCGAGCCGATGCACGGCTGGGGGATCGGCCAGCGTATCGATCAGCTGTCGCGGGACGTGTTCCACGTGACCCAGGGCTCGCTGTATCCAGCGCTACAGAGAATGCTGCGCAAGGGGTGGATCCGAGCCGAGTGGCGGGTGACTGAGAACAATCGGAGAGCGCGCTACTACCGGCTGACCGCCTCCGGCCGGCGGGAGCTGGAGGCGAAGGCGGCCCGGTGGCGCCGCACCTCCGACGCAGTGAATGGAATCCTCGCCCTCCGGTCGTCGGAAGGAACGATGTGA